From Klebsiella electrica, the proteins below share one genomic window:
- the infA gene encoding translation initiation factor IF-1, whose product MAKEDNIEMQGTVLDTLPNTMFRVELENGHVVTAHISGKMRKNYIRILTGDKVTVELTPYDLSKGRIVFRSR is encoded by the coding sequence ATGGCCAAAGAAGACAATATTGAAATGCAGGGCACCGTACTTGACACGTTGCCTAACACAATGTTCCGCGTAGAACTGGAAAACGGTCACGTGGTAACTGCGCATATTTCCGGTAAAATGCGTAAAAACTACATCCGCATTCTGACGGGCGACAAAGTGACTGTTGAGCTGACCCCGTACGACCTGAGCAAAGGCCGCATTGTCTTCCGTAGTCGCTGA